A portion of the Acidimicrobiales bacterium genome contains these proteins:
- a CDS encoding nuclear transport factor 2 family protein, with product MAHSLSPSITHDDRFALAELAARYAVAVDTRDFARLRDVFVADARLDSGRSVRDGIDAILDAMQGLLRYDATTHVLGQQLLEPHDGDIRGVTYCTAHHLTVADEQRTDRVMHIRYHDRFVPTDAGWRIANRRLELVWIDEQPVN from the coding sequence ATGGCACACTCGCTCAGTCCTTCGATCACCCACGACGACCGGTTCGCGCTGGCCGAACTCGCGGCACGCTACGCCGTTGCCGTCGACACCAGGGACTTCGCCCGGCTGCGTGACGTGTTCGTCGCCGACGCCCGACTCGACTCCGGACGCAGCGTGCGCGACGGCATCGACGCGATCCTCGATGCGATGCAGGGCCTGCTCCGCTACGACGCGACGACACACGTCCTGGGACAACAGCTTCTCGAGCCGCACGACGGCGACATCCGGGGGGTCACGTACTGCACCGCTCACCACCTGACTGTCGCCGACGAGCAGCGGACCGATCGGGTCATGCACATCCGCTACCACGACCGGTTCGTGCCCACCGACGCAGGGTGGCGCATCGCGAACCGGCGCCTGGAGCTGGTGTGGATCGACGAGCAACCGGTGAACTGA
- a CDS encoding PhzF family phenazine biosynthesis protein: MGIFVTVVDAFTDRAFSGNPAAVCILDSPADEQWMRRVAIEMNLSETAFCVPEDGLWNLRWFTPVVEVDLCGHATLATTHVLATDLGVTGTIRYTTRSGLLAAQALPDGIVLDFPADSSRRAEAPTGLLAALGVPDASPVRRGRTDYLVAVDTEAEVRALRPNFNLLRRVDCRAVVVTAPADEASDHDVVSRVFAPAVGIDEDPVTGSAHTTLAPYWSARLMRDRIRYHQASARGGDLEVTVVGDRVEIFGQAVTTMRGELLV, from the coding sequence ATGGGCATTTTCGTCACGGTCGTCGATGCGTTCACCGACCGTGCCTTTTCGGGCAACCCCGCCGCGGTCTGCATCCTCGACAGCCCGGCCGACGAGCAGTGGATGCGCCGTGTCGCCATCGAGATGAACCTCTCCGAGACGGCGTTCTGTGTGCCCGAGGACGGACTCTGGAACCTGCGCTGGTTCACGCCTGTGGTCGAGGTCGACCTGTGTGGACATGCCACGCTCGCCACCACCCACGTCCTCGCCACCGACCTCGGCGTCACCGGCACGATCCGCTACACGACCCGCAGCGGTCTGCTCGCCGCGCAGGCGCTCCCCGATGGCATCGTGCTGGACTTTCCGGCCGACAGCAGCCGCAGGGCCGAGGCGCCGACCGGTCTGCTCGCCGCGCTCGGCGTGCCCGACGCGAGTCCGGTCCGACGCGGGCGCACCGACTATCTCGTCGCCGTCGACACCGAAGCGGAGGTCCGGGCGCTGCGCCCCAACTTCAACCTCCTGCGCCGGGTCGACTGCCGCGCGGTGGTCGTCACCGCACCCGCCGACGAGGCGAGCGACCACGACGTCGTGTCACGCGTCTTCGCCCCGGCCGTCGGGATCGACGAGGACCCCGTCACCGGATCGGCCCACACCACCCTCGCGCCCTACTGGTCGGCCCGGTTGATGAGGGATCGCATTCGCTACCACCAGGCCTCGGCCCGGGGCGGCGACCTCGAGGTGACCGTGGTCGGCGATCGTGTCGAGATCTTCGGCCAGGCCGTCACGACGATGCGCGGCGAACTCCTGGTCTGA
- a CDS encoding SDR family NAD(P)-dependent oxidoreductase, whose protein sequence is MAVVTGAGSGIGRAMVAHFVERGMKVAAADIDAAAAAESATLAGGDTISMGVDVADAGAVDALADAVFGEWGAVHLLCNNAGVFQAGLSWQRSIEDWEWALGVNLWGIIHGVKSFVPRMIAGGDDGHVVNTSSVAGFVAAPFSGPYNVSKVAAFSMSETLAHDLQASGAKIGASVLCPSSIRTGIAHTDKVRPGGPADEGDDAAFVRESLFQITETGIDPAEVPPIVLAGIDAGDFLIATKPSYRDQIQTRFDALLERRLPPTPTVD, encoded by the coding sequence GTGGCGGTCGTTACCGGCGCCGGTTCCGGCATCGGCCGAGCCATGGTCGCCCATTTCGTCGAACGGGGCATGAAGGTCGCGGCCGCCGACATCGACGCCGCGGCGGCGGCCGAGTCCGCCACCCTGGCCGGCGGTGACACGATCTCGATGGGCGTCGACGTCGCCGACGCCGGGGCGGTCGATGCCCTGGCCGATGCCGTCTTCGGTGAGTGGGGCGCGGTCCACCTGCTGTGCAACAACGCCGGCGTGTTCCAGGCCGGCTTGTCGTGGCAGCGGTCGATCGAGGACTGGGAGTGGGCGCTCGGTGTGAACCTGTGGGGGATCATCCACGGCGTGAAGTCCTTCGTGCCCCGCATGATCGCGGGCGGCGACGACGGCCATGTGGTCAACACGTCATCGGTGGCCGGCTTCGTCGCTGCGCCGTTCTCGGGGCCCTACAACGTGTCGAAGGTGGCGGCCTTCTCGATGAGCGAGACGCTGGCCCATGATCTCCAGGCCTCCGGCGCGAAGATCGGCGCGTCGGTCCTCTGCCCCAGTTCGATCCGTACCGGCATCGCCCACACCGACAAGGTGCGGCCCGGCGGCCCCGCCGACGAGGGCGACGACGCGGCGTTCGTACGCGAGTCGCTCTTCCAGATCACCGAGACCGGCATCGACCCGGCCGAAGTGCCACCTATCGTGCTCGCCGGCATCGATGCCGGCGATTTTCTGATCGCCACCAAGCCGTCGTACCGCGACCAGATCCAGACCCGATTCGACGCGTTGCTCGAGCGGCGCCTGCCGCCGACCCCGACGGTCGACTGA
- a CDS encoding chorismate mutase — protein sequence MSDENLERYRSSIDNIDAALILLLAERFKVTKAVGEYKAQVGLPPADPAREEAQIARLRELAASANLDPAFSEAFLRFVIAEVIRHHERAANGD from the coding sequence GTGAGTGATGAAAACCTCGAGCGATATCGCTCCAGCATCGACAACATCGATGCCGCGCTGATCCTTCTCCTCGCCGAGCGGTTCAAGGTCACGAAGGCGGTTGGGGAGTACAAGGCGCAGGTCGGACTCCCGCCGGCCGACCCGGCCCGCGAGGAAGCCCAGATCGCCCGCCTGCGCGAGCTGGCCGCGTCGGCCAACCTCGATCCGGCGTTCAGCGAGGCGTTCCTGCGTTTCGTGATCGCCGAAGTGATCCGCCATCACGAGCGAGCGGCCAACGGCGACTGA
- the aceK gene encoding bifunctional isocitrate dehydrogenase kinase/phosphatase, which yields MTETAPPVDPAVERLARMLHDAFDDYHDRYLGVTHRASRRFLERDWSALQSDATERLALHKQLVYGVVDAARLVLPDDDFAARALWVRARRRYVDLVGERMDLELAETFYNSVTRRLFEIVGLDTDLEFLWLGPTALPADDGTRGEYRAFPNDESLAACVREIFEHSPLAAHFADLEGDAELVAARIGAQIDEIWDGQLDEIDVLRPIFYRNKGAYLVGRLRWLNRVSPVIIPLLNTEQGVQVDAVLLTETDASRLFGYTRSYFHVLCRRPAAIVGFLKSLLPVKPVAELYTSIGYSQHGKTNLFRALYRHMEHSNTRFERARGARGMVMAVFTLPSFDVVFKLIKDRFAPTKRTTPEEVKRRYKLVFNHDRVGRLVDAQEFTNLSFQRDRFDEDLIDELRNDCARTVTITDDEVVLHHVYTERRLYPLDLYLREMAPDRARAAAIDYGYAVKDLAAAAIFPGDLFPKNFGVTRHGAVVFYDYDELALLEDVNFRKMPVSQNYEDEMSDQPWFPVEPHDVFPEEFKTYLRSPRVVGEVMETRHPELCTVEFWKSMQEQHKRGEMPDFFPYPEELRFDATLTN from the coding sequence GTGACCGAAACCGCCCCCCCGGTCGATCCGGCCGTCGAGCGGCTCGCCCGCATGCTGCACGATGCGTTCGACGACTACCACGACCGTTACCTGGGCGTCACGCATCGTGCGTCGCGTCGGTTCCTCGAGCGCGACTGGAGTGCCCTTCAAAGCGATGCCACCGAGCGTCTCGCGCTCCACAAGCAGCTGGTCTACGGGGTGGTCGACGCGGCCCGCCTCGTGTTGCCCGACGACGATTTCGCGGCGCGGGCGCTCTGGGTGCGGGCCCGGCGCCGCTATGTCGATCTCGTCGGTGAGCGCATGGATCTCGAGCTGGCCGAGACGTTCTACAACTCGGTGACGCGTCGCTTGTTCGAGATCGTCGGCCTCGACACCGACCTCGAGTTCCTCTGGCTGGGGCCGACCGCGCTGCCCGCCGACGACGGCACCCGCGGCGAGTATCGAGCATTTCCCAACGACGAGTCGCTGGCCGCTTGTGTGCGCGAGATCTTCGAGCACTCACCCCTGGCCGCCCACTTCGCCGACCTCGAGGGTGACGCGGAGCTCGTCGCCGCTCGGATCGGCGCACAGATCGACGAGATCTGGGATGGCCAGCTCGATGAGATCGACGTGCTCCGACCGATCTTCTACCGCAACAAAGGCGCCTATCTGGTCGGTCGTCTGCGGTGGCTCAACCGAGTGTCGCCGGTGATCATCCCGTTGCTCAACACCGAGCAGGGTGTACAGGTCGACGCCGTTCTCCTCACCGAGACCGACGCGAGTCGGCTGTTCGGCTACACCCGCTCGTATTTCCATGTGTTGTGCCGGCGCCCGGCAGCCATCGTCGGGTTCCTGAAGTCACTGCTGCCGGTCAAACCGGTGGCCGAGCTCTACACATCGATCGGCTACAGCCAGCACGGCAAGACCAACCTCTTCCGCGCGCTCTATCGGCACATGGAGCACTCGAACACACGGTTCGAGCGGGCCCGCGGTGCCCGGGGCATGGTGATGGCGGTGTTCACGCTGCCGTCGTTCGACGTGGTGTTCAAGCTCATCAAGGACCGCTTCGCACCCACCAAGCGCACCACCCCTGAAGAGGTGAAGCGGCGCTACAAGCTCGTGTTCAACCACGATCGCGTCGGCCGGCTGGTCGATGCCCAGGAGTTCACCAACCTCAGCTTCCAACGTGACCGCTTCGACGAGGATCTGATCGACGAGCTGCGCAACGACTGCGCCCGCACGGTCACCATCACCGACGACGAGGTCGTGCTCCACCACGTCTACACCGAGCGCCGCCTCTACCCGCTCGACCTCTACCTGCGGGAGATGGCACCGGATCGGGCCCGGGCGGCAGCCATCGACTACGGCTACGCGGTGAAGGATCTCGCGGCCGCGGCGATCTTCCCCGGTGACCTCTTCCCGAAGAACTTCGGCGTCACCCGCCACGGCGCGGTGGTGTTCTACGACTACGACGAGCTGGCGTTGCTCGAAGACGTGAACTTCCGCAAGATGCCGGTGAGCCAGAACTACGAGGACGAGATGTCGGACCAGCCGTGGTTCCCGGTCGAACCCCACGACGTCTTCCCGGAGGAGTTCAAGACCTACCTGCGTTCGCCGCGTGTCGTCGGTGAGGTGATGGAAACCCGTCACCCGGAACTCTGCACGGTCGAATTCTGGAAATCGATGCAGGAACAACACAAGCGCGGCGAGATGCCCGACTTCTTCCCCTATCCCGAGGAGCTCAGATTCGATGCCACTCTCACGAACTGA
- a CDS encoding cyclase family protein, which produces MDSRPHAVGLREREELGPVGSRRRGGRAQPDHAGQAPGGCSGGDLRRGRQLFAATLGATGGRQPDFVGVAFHGMATSHIDALCHVFVDGRMYNGFDGAEVRSTGARRNSILGASDGIVSRGVLLDVPRSLGVDSLDKGHVIRLAELEACEAVQGVTVSAGDILLVATGRDARRAAEGPWNPFTGLPRLHPECIPWLHDRDIAVLGADGVNDPMPGLGIEGWFMPVHQCALAGMGVHLLDNLRLDRLAAACSANERWTFQFTVAPLHVEGGTGSPANPIAVL; this is translated from the coding sequence ATGGACTCCCGACCGCATGCGGTCGGTCTTCGAGAGCGTGAAGAACTGGGGCCGGTGGGGAGCCGACGACGAGGTGGGCGCGCTCAACCTGATCACGCCGGACAAGCGCCGGGAGGGTGCAGCGGCGGTGATCTCCGGCGAGGTCGTCAGCTGTTCGCTGCCACTCTCGGTGCAACCGGCGGTCGACAACCCGACTTCGTGGGCGTCGCCTTCCATGGCATGGCCACCAGCCACATCGACGCGCTCTGCCATGTGTTCGTCGACGGCAGGATGTACAACGGCTTCGACGGCGCCGAGGTCCGTAGCACCGGTGCCCGCCGCAACAGCATCCTGGGCGCGAGCGACGGCATCGTGTCACGAGGTGTGCTCCTCGATGTCCCGCGCTCGCTCGGCGTCGATTCGCTCGACAAGGGACACGTCATCCGCCTGGCCGAACTCGAAGCTTGCGAAGCCGTCCAGGGTGTGACCGTGTCCGCCGGCGACATCCTGCTCGTGGCCACGGGCCGTGATGCACGGCGCGCGGCCGAGGGCCCGTGGAACCCGTTCACCGGACTTCCCCGCCTGCACCCCGAGTGCATCCCGTGGCTGCACGACCGCGACATCGCCGTGCTCGGCGCCGACGGCGTCAACGACCCGATGCCGGGCCTCGGGATCGAGGGCTGGTTCATGCCCGTGCACCAGTGCGCACTCGCCGGCATGGGCGTGCACCTGCTCGACAATCTCCGCCTCGACCGACTCGCCGCCGCGTGCTCGGCCAACGAGCGGTGGACGTTCCAGTTCACGGTCGCCCCGTTGCACGTGGAAGGCGGCACCGGCTCGCCCGCCAACCCGATCGCCGTCCTCTGA
- a CDS encoding dienelactone hydrolase family protein gives MSEVPHRRSPASAPRRSPLDMLGVLAKTDGEVSETTRLVEIYTMEGLLQIMWHGAPDADDVVLMCGGAMGGMLGPGRSLYLDFGLELAAQGRAAMAVGYRKPGDLTRSLLDTCAAADLALRNGAKRFAILGHSFGGAVAIQAASTFAAHTAGVITYATQSAGCEEAARIGDTPLLLLHGENDSILGPENSMMVRSLAGTGEVRLFPDTDHLMAEVADEIAEITRTWIHDRFQPPVTPPT, from the coding sequence ATGTCCGAAGTCCCGCACCGGCGCTCGCCAGCCTCCGCTCCCCGGCGCTCGCCGCTCGACATGTTGGGTGTGCTGGCCAAGACCGACGGCGAGGTGAGCGAGACCACCCGCCTCGTCGAGATCTACACGATGGAGGGCCTGCTGCAGATCATGTGGCACGGCGCGCCCGACGCCGACGATGTGGTGCTGATGTGTGGCGGAGCCATGGGCGGCATGCTCGGCCCCGGACGGTCGCTCTACCTCGACTTCGGCCTCGAGCTCGCGGCGCAGGGTCGCGCCGCGATGGCGGTCGGCTACCGCAAGCCCGGCGACCTCACGCGCTCGCTGCTCGACACCTGCGCCGCTGCGGATCTGGCATTGCGCAACGGCGCAAAACGGTTCGCGATTCTCGGCCACTCGTTCGGTGGCGCCGTGGCGATCCAGGCTGCATCGACCTTCGCGGCCCACACCGCAGGCGTGATCACCTACGCCACCCAATCGGCCGGTTGCGAGGAAGCCGCCCGCATCGGCGACACGCCGCTGCTCCTGCTGCATGGCGAGAACGATTCGATTCTCGGTCCGGAGAACTCGATGATGGTCCGCTCTCTCGCTGGCACCGGCGAGGTCCGGCTGTTCCCCGACACCGACCACCTCATGGCCGAAGTCGCCGACGAGATCGCCGAGATCACCCGCACCTGGATCCACGATCGTTTCCAGCCCCCCGTCACCCCACCAACTTGA
- a CDS encoding GntR family transcriptional regulator codes for MDSSRLDRSSALPLWVQLENELRRAIDAGEFDDRFPTDLELTRHYDVSRHTVREAVGRLQADGLLTRVRGRGTVVERPAFEQRLGALYSLFSSIEAAGVEQRSEVLALGMVADAQVAQRLGLDAGAELFRLERLRFADDEPLALDTAWLTADLGRPLLDADFSRTALYDELEQRCGFRPDRGWERIAPVILSDPQRSVLRSAPDEAAFEVERLGQYGADVVEWRVTLIRGDRYRFFADWSASGSGGLRMTSEEPT; via the coding sequence ATGGACTCCTCCCGACTCGACCGATCGAGCGCCCTGCCCCTGTGGGTGCAGCTCGAGAACGAACTGCGCCGAGCCATCGACGCCGGGGAATTCGACGACCGGTTCCCCACCGATCTGGAGCTGACGCGGCACTACGACGTGAGTCGGCACACCGTCCGAGAGGCCGTCGGACGGCTCCAGGCCGATGGTCTGCTCACCCGTGTGCGCGGGCGCGGAACGGTCGTCGAACGACCGGCGTTCGAGCAGCGCCTCGGTGCGCTCTACAGCCTGTTCTCGTCGATCGAGGCGGCCGGCGTCGAGCAGCGCAGCGAGGTGCTCGCGTTGGGGATGGTCGCCGATGCGCAGGTGGCCCAACGGCTCGGTCTCGATGCGGGGGCGGAGTTGTTCCGCCTCGAGCGGCTGCGGTTCGCCGACGACGAACCGTTGGCGCTCGACACGGCATGGCTGACTGCAGACCTCGGTCGCCCACTCCTCGACGCCGACTTCAGCCGCACCGCGCTCTACGACGAACTCGAGCAGCGATGCGGTTTTCGGCCCGATCGCGGTTGGGAGCGGATCGCGCCGGTCATCCTCTCGGACCCGCAACGCTCGGTGCTGCGGTCCGCACCCGACGAGGCGGCGTTCGAGGTCGAGCGGTTGGGCCAGTACGGTGCCGACGTCGTCGAGTGGCGAGTGACGTTGATCCGCGGTGACCGCTATCGGTTCTTCGCTGACTGGTCGGCGTCGGGAAGCGGCGGTCTACGCATGACCTCAGAGGAGCCAACGTGA
- a CDS encoding NAD(P)H-quinone oxidoreductase, which produces MRAVVLEEKGGPEVLRVRGDIPDPVPGPEEVLVTIESSALNRADLLQRMGLYPGPPMVHEIPGLEYAGRVIAVGERVVDRAVGDAVMGISNGGCHAEQIAVHERQTMLVPDALPLADAGAFPEVFITAWDALVRQGGLTSGRWALVHAGASGVGTAAIQIAKVLGARIAVTASAGKHDVCERLGADVVIDYRTEDFVERVREATNGRGVEVVLDVIGGDYLPRNVQSLCLGGRIIQVGVMAGGPVPFDAGSLLAKRATITGTTLRARPLEEKIAITREFAAQILPRVADGDLAPVIDSRYPLDQVGAAHEHMAANANAGKIVLGIGTGV; this is translated from the coding sequence ATGCGTGCCGTCGTACTCGAGGAGAAGGGTGGACCCGAGGTTCTCCGGGTTCGTGGCGACATTCCCGACCCTGTGCCCGGACCCGAGGAGGTGCTGGTGACGATCGAGTCGTCGGCGCTCAACCGAGCCGACCTGCTCCAGCGGATGGGTCTCTACCCTGGCCCGCCGATGGTTCACGAGATCCCCGGGCTCGAGTACGCAGGACGGGTGATCGCCGTGGGGGAGCGGGTCGTCGATCGCGCCGTGGGGGATGCCGTCATGGGCATCAGCAACGGCGGTTGCCACGCCGAGCAGATCGCCGTGCACGAGCGCCAGACCATGCTCGTGCCGGATGCTCTCCCGCTGGCCGACGCCGGTGCGTTTCCCGAGGTCTTCATCACCGCCTGGGATGCACTCGTTCGCCAGGGCGGCCTCACCTCGGGCCGTTGGGCGCTCGTGCACGCCGGGGCGTCGGGCGTGGGTACCGCCGCGATCCAGATCGCCAAGGTGCTCGGGGCCCGCATCGCGGTCACCGCATCGGCCGGCAAACACGACGTGTGCGAGCGTCTCGGTGCCGACGTGGTGATCGACTACCGAACCGAGGACTTCGTCGAACGGGTCCGCGAGGCCACGAACGGTCGTGGCGTCGAGGTCGTGCTCGATGTGATCGGTGGCGACTATCTACCCCGCAACGTGCAATCGCTGTGCCTCGGCGGACGCATCATCCAGGTCGGGGTGATGGCCGGAGGTCCGGTCCCGTTCGACGCAGGGAGTCTCCTCGCGAAGCGGGCGACGATCACGGGTACGACGCTGCGGGCCCGTCCGCTCGAGGAGAAGATCGCCATCACCCGCGAGTTCGCCGCCCAGATCCTGCCCCGAGTTGCCGACGGGGACCTGGCGCCCGTGATCGACAGCCGGTACCCGTTGGACCAGGTGGGCGCGGCTCATGAGCACATGGCCGCCAATGCCAACGCCGGCAAGATCGTGCTCGGCATCGGGACAGGTGTCTGA
- a CDS encoding SDR family NAD(P)-dependent oxidoreductase has protein sequence MSIEINFTGRVALVVGGGGGGIGTSVCRHLATAGADVIAISGVNEHVDATRADVESLGRRVSTQVADVRDFDALRAAIDAGAAELGHPTLLVNVVGGATPEHWHRMTEFPIESFDHLMTTNLRYAFVACQHVAKELIAQGTPGAIVNISSIASRGQPLLSAYGAAKAGLDSLTRSMAMEWGRHGIRANTLAPGTINTPRSGRDPDEVDPLAMSISLQRRGRPDDIADVAMFLLSDLASYVSGQTLDVDGGPSRGGVDEHDLPIFVTNEAIRSRFEP, from the coding sequence ATGTCGATCGAGATCAACTTCACGGGACGAGTCGCGCTGGTCGTGGGCGGTGGCGGCGGCGGGATCGGCACGTCGGTCTGCCGCCACCTCGCCACCGCCGGTGCCGACGTGATCGCGATCAGCGGGGTGAACGAGCACGTCGACGCCACCCGCGCCGACGTCGAATCGCTCGGCCGTCGCGTCTCGACCCAGGTCGCCGACGTGCGCGACTTCGATGCGCTGCGCGCCGCGATCGACGCCGGTGCGGCCGAGCTCGGACACCCGACGCTGCTCGTGAACGTGGTGGGTGGGGCCACCCCCGAGCACTGGCATCGGATGACCGAGTTCCCGATCGAGTCATTCGATCATCTGATGACCACCAACCTCCGCTACGCGTTCGTCGCGTGCCAGCACGTCGCGAAGGAGCTCATCGCCCAGGGCACCCCGGGGGCGATCGTGAACATCTCGTCGATCGCCAGCAGGGGACAGCCGCTGCTGTCGGCCTATGGCGCGGCGAAGGCCGGCCTCGACTCGCTCACCCGGTCGATGGCGATGGAGTGGGGACGCCACGGCATCCGGGCCAACACGCTGGCACCCGGCACGATCAACACGCCCCGCTCGGGTCGCGATCCCGACGAGGTCGACCCATTGGCCATGAGCATCTCACTCCAGCGCCGGGGCCGCCCCGACGACATCGCCGACGTGGCGATGTTCCTCCTGTCGGATCTGGCGAGCTATGTCAGCGGTCAGACGCTCGACGTCGACGGAGGGCCGAGCCGCGGCGGTGTCGACGAACACGATCTGCCGATCTTCGTGACCAACGAAGCGATCCGCAGCCGGTTCGAACCGTGA